In the genome of Candidatus Hydrogenedentota bacterium, one region contains:
- a CDS encoding tyrosine-type recombinase/integrase encodes PDPDPVAKTRVFLADRGGPLSDRSARRLVERAAKEGAVGQHVHPHRLRHGFATHLLDRGLDLRHIQELLGHASISTTQVYTHVSVDQLQRVHTLAHPRAKAPPKKSQDSK; translated from the coding sequence ACCGGACCCCGATCCGGTCGCAAAGACCCGCGTCTTCTTGGCCGATCGCGGTGGCCCGCTCTCCGATCGCTCCGCGCGCCGCCTGGTCGAACGCGCCGCCAAAGAGGGCGCCGTCGGCCAGCACGTCCACCCCCATCGCCTCCGCCACGGATTTGCCACCCACCTCCTCGATCGGGGATTGGACCTCCGCCACATCCAGGAGCTGCTCGGTCACGCGTCGATCAGCACCACCCAGGTCTACACCCACGTCTCTGTCGACCAGCTCCAGCGCGTGCACACGCTCGCTCACCCCCGCGCCAAAGCGCCCCCAAAAAAATCGCAGGATTCCAAATGA
- a CDS encoding HslU--HslV peptidase proteolytic subunit, whose product MKVEMHGTTILAVRKNGKVVVAGDGQVTLGNTVMKGTARKVRAITVGSHKVVIGFAGSTADAFTLFE is encoded by the coding sequence ATGAAAGTCGAAATGCACGGCACGACCATTCTCGCCGTGCGGAAAAATGGCAAAGTCGTCGTCGCCGGTGATGGTCAGGTCACCCTCGGCAACACGGTGATGAAGGGCACCGCGCGCAAGGTCCGCGCCATCACGGTCGGCTCGCACAAGGTCGTCATCGGCTTTGCCGGTTCGACCGCCGATGCCTTCACCCTCTTCGAGC